One window of Campylobacter sp. RM12651 genomic DNA carries:
- a CDS encoding urease accessory protein UreE produces MIVKTILGNIKDYDTKGKMIDNVKVSPDDRLKHILRLTSDSGVEIGISLDNGHFHNGDILGEDDKRVFVIECLPQSVILIKPKDMMQMGFVAHSIGNRHMPAVFEDGFMIVEDDYLIIEWLEENQVSYEKTQKVLRHALKHASHHH; encoded by the coding sequence ATGATAGTAAAAACCATACTAGGCAATATAAAAGATTATGATACTAAAGGCAAAATGATAGATAATGTGAAAGTTTCGCCTGATGATAGATTAAAACACATACTTCGCTTAACAAGTGATAGTGGAGTAGAAATTGGCATAAGCCTAGATAATGGTCATTTTCATAATGGCGATATTTTAGGCGAAGATGATAAGAGAGTTTTTGTAATAGAATGTTTGCCACAGAGTGTAATTTTGATTAAGCCAAAAGATATGATGCAAATGGGTTTTGTAGCTCATTCAATAGGCAATAGACATATGCCTGCTGTTTTTGAAGATGGTTTTATGATAGTTGAAGATGATTATTTAATAATTGAGTGGCTAGAAGAAAATCAAGTAAGCTATGAAAAAACGCAAAAAGTTTTGCGTCATGCTTTAAAACACGCGAGTCATCATCACTAA
- the ureB gene encoding urease subunit beta, whose amino-acid sequence MKLGEIIYAQGDIVCNEGRESIEIEVVNTGDRPVQVGSHYHFYETNKLLEFDREKARGKRLDIISGTAVRFEPGMKKSVKLIDLAGSREVWGQNCKINGKLDK is encoded by the coding sequence ATGAAATTAGGTGAAATAATTTATGCACAAGGTGATATAGTTTGCAACGAAGGTCGTGAAAGTATAGAAATTGAAGTTGTAAATACAGGAGATAGACCAGTTCAAGTAGGTTCTCATTATCATTTTTATGAAACAAATAAACTTTTAGAATTTGATAGAGAAAAAGCTCGTGGAAAGCGTTTAGATATTATTAGTGGAACTGCAGTTCGTTTTGAACCAGGTATGAAAAAAAGTGTTAAGTTAATTGATTTAGCAGGTAGTCGTGAAGTTTGGGGACAAAATTGCAAAATCAATGGTAAATTAGATAAATAA
- the ureC gene encoding urease subunit alpha: MFKITRAEYASHFGPTTGDSIRLADTNLFARVEKDYTKYGEECKFGGGKTLRDGMGQNSRFLDKDVVDLVITNALIIDYTGIYKADIGIKNGKIHAIGKGGNPDITDDIDFVTGVGTEALAGEGLIVTAGGIDTHIHFINPEQVDEALSNGITTLFGGGTGPNDGSKATTCTPGIFNIKRMLQGTDDLPINIGLYAKGHGSNVEVNLEQLRAGAAGLKIHEDWGTTKSAIDNALKAAEIADVSVGIHTDTLNEYGCVEDTKAAINGRTIHTFHTEGAGGGHAPDIIKLAGEPNILPASTNPTMPFTVNTIEEHLDMLMVCHHLSKNVKEDVAFADSRIRKETIGAEDVLHDMGVISIMSSDSQAMGRIGEVVSRTWQTAHKMKIQRGALGNDSEYSDNERIKRYIAKYTINPAIAAGISTYVGSVEVGKIADLVLWDPKSFGTKPKLIIKGGFCLHSVMGDSNASIPTPQPVMHRKMFGALGVALHETCYSFMCKMAVDANVAKEYGIKKQVLPIQGAASAKKSDMKLNNATPKIEVDPQTYVVTVDGEVAYSEPATELPLTQRYYLF, from the coding sequence ATGTTTAAAATAACTAGAGCAGAATACGCATCTCATTTTGGACCAACTACTGGTGATAGTATAAGATTAGCTGATACAAATCTTTTTGCTAGAGTTGAAAAAGACTATACAAAATATGGCGAAGAGTGCAAATTCGGTGGTGGAAAAACTCTTCGTGATGGTATGGGTCAAAACTCAAGATTTTTAGATAAAGATGTAGTTGATTTAGTAATTACAAATGCACTTATAATTGATTATACAGGTATTTATAAAGCAGATATAGGTATTAAAAATGGAAAAATCCACGCAATTGGTAAAGGTGGAAACCCTGATATTACTGATGATATTGACTTTGTAACTGGAGTTGGCACTGAAGCACTTGCAGGAGAAGGTCTTATAGTTACAGCAGGTGGGATTGATACTCATATACATTTTATAAATCCTGAACAAGTTGATGAAGCTTTAAGCAATGGTATTACTACTTTATTTGGTGGTGGAACAGGTCCAAACGATGGTTCTAAGGCTACAACTTGCACCCCTGGTATATTTAATATAAAAAGAATGCTTCAAGGCACTGATGATTTACCTATTAATATAGGTCTTTATGCTAAAGGTCATGGTTCTAATGTAGAAGTGAATTTAGAACAACTTCGTGCAGGTGCAGCAGGACTTAAAATTCACGAAGACTGGGGAACTACAAAAAGTGCTATTGATAACGCATTAAAAGCTGCAGAGATTGCTGATGTATCAGTAGGTATTCACACAGATACATTAAATGAATATGGTTGCGTAGAAGATACAAAAGCAGCAATTAATGGTAGAACTATTCATACATTCCATACAGAAGGTGCTGGTGGTGGTCATGCTCCTGATATTATTAAATTAGCAGGCGAGCCAAATATTTTACCAGCTTCAACAAACCCAACAATGCCATTTACGGTTAATACTATTGAAGAGCATTTAGATATGTTAATGGTTTGCCATCACTTAAGCAAAAATGTTAAAGAAGATGTTGCTTTTGCTGATAGTAGAATTAGAAAAGAAACAATTGGTGCTGAAGATGTATTACACGATATGGGTGTAATCTCAATTATGAGTAGTGATTCTCAAGCTATGGGAAGAATTGGTGAAGTTGTAAGTAGAACTTGGCAAACAGCTCATAAGATGAAAATCCAGCGTGGAGCATTAGGTAATGATAGTGAATATTCTGATAATGAGCGTATTAAAAGATATATTGCAAAATATACAATAAATCCAGCAATAGCAGCAGGAATTTCTACTTATGTAGGTAGTGTTGAAGTTGGTAAAATCGCTGATTTAGTATTATGGGATCCAAAATCATTTGGAACTAAACCTAAATTAATAATTAAAGGTGGATTTTGCTTACATTCAGTAATGGGAGATAGCAACGCATCAATTCCAACTCCACAACCAGTAATGCATAGAAAAATGTTTGGTGCTTTAGGTGTTGCATTACACGAAACTTGCTATAGTTTTATGTGCAAAATGGCAGTAGATGCAAATGTTGCTAAAGAATACGGAATTAAAAAACAAGTATTACCAATACAAGGTGCAGCTAGTGCTAAAAAATCTGATATGAAATTAAACAACGCAACTCCAAAAATTGAAGTTGACCCACAAACTTATGTAGTAACGGTTGATGGAGAAGTTGCATATAGCGAACCAGCTACAGAATTACCACTAACTCAAAGATATTATTTATTTTAG